From a region of the Castanea sativa cultivar Marrone di Chiusa Pesio chromosome 10, ASM4071231v1 genome:
- the LOC142613020 gene encoding pathogenesis-related protein STH-21-like, whose translation MGVISFAQEYESPIDPGRLFKALIVDSHNLCPKLMSQSINSIEIIDGDGDVGSIKQINFAQGIHFKHAKLRMDELDTKNYQCKYTIVEGDVLGEKLKSIKYEVKFVADEHGGCIFKMLSEYYSDQEIEFKDEDIEFGKERATEMYKVVEAYLLTNPHTYV comes from the exons ATGGGTGTGATAAGTTTTGCTCAAGAGTATGAATCACCAATTGATCCTGGTAGATTATTCAAGGCCTTGATAGTTGACTCGCACAATTTATGCCCCAAGCTCATGTCTCAGTCCATTAATAGCATTGAAATCATTGACGGAGATGGAGATGTTGGAAGTATCAAGCAAATTAATTTTGCTCAAG GTATTCATTTCAAACATGCAAAGCTCCGGATGGATGAGCTAGACACGAAGAATTACCAGTGCAAGTACACAATAGTTGAAGGAGATGTGTTGGGAGAGAAGCTCAAATCCATTAAGTACGAGGTGAAGTTTGTAGCTGATGAGCATGGAGGCTGCATTTTTAAGATGTTGAGTGAGTATTACTCAGATCAAGAAATTGAGTTCAAGGATGAGGACATAGAGTTTGGCAAAGAAAGAGCAACAGAGATGTACAAAGTAGTGGAAGCTTACCTCTTGACAAATCCTCATACCTATGTTTAA
- the LOC142613807 gene encoding major strawberry allergen Fra a 1-3-like — translation MGVTTFTQEFTTSAPPSKMFKALILDSHNLIPKLMPQSINSIEFVEGDGGVDSIEQTNFPEGSHFKYLKHKIDALDTANFMCKYTLIEGDVLGDKLESVVYTVKFVAAGSGSGSVCKMTSHYNTKGDINLKEEEIKAGKDKAIGMYKVVEEYLFHMVLVGLFFF, via the exons ATGGGCGTCACCACTTTTACCCAAGAGTTCACCACCTCAGCCCCTCCTTCCAAGATGTTCAAGGCACTGATCCTTGATTCACATAATCTCATTCCCAAGCTCATGCCTCAGTCCATCAACAGCATTGAGTTTGTTGAAGGCGATGGAGGTGTTGATAGCATTGAACAAACCAACTTTCCTGAAG GAAGTCACTTTAAATACTTGAAGCACAAGATTGATGCCCTTGACACGGCCAACTTTATGTGCAAGTACACCTTGATTGAAGGAGATGTGTTGGGTGACAAGCTTGAATCCGTTGTTTATACAGTAAAGTTCGTTGCCGCAGGTTCAGGTTCAGGTAGTGTATGCAAGATGACAAGCCACTACAATACAAAGGGTGACATTAACCTTAAGGAGGAGGAAATTAAAGCTGGCAAAGACAAGGCAATTGGAATGTACAAGGTTGTAGAGGAATACCTATTTCATATGGTCTTGGTaggattgttttttttttag
- the LOC142612602 gene encoding major strawberry allergen Fra a 1.04-like yields MGVTTYNQEFTTAVAPARMFKAFILDSHNLMPKLMPQSIKSVEFIEGDGGVGSIKKTTFHEGSHFKYLKHKIDALDAENCSCKYSLIEGDVLGDKLESISYEVKFVSTDGGSVCKMISHYHTKGDFELKEEDIKEGKDKAMGMYNIVEEYLSANPNVYCEAKCAC; encoded by the exons ATGGGTGTCACCACTTATAACCAAGAATTCACCACCGCTGTAGCTCCTGCTAGGATGTTCAAGGCTTTTATCCTTGACTCCCACAACCTCATGCCCAAGCTCATGCCTCAGTCCATCAAAAGCGTTGAGTTCATTGAAGGAGATGGAGGCGTTGGCAGCATCAAAAAGACCACTTTCCATGAAG GGAGTCACTTCAAATACTTGAAGCACAAGATTGATGCGCTTGATGCTGAGAATTGCTCTTGCAAGTACAGTTTGATTGAAGGAGATGTGTTGGGTGACAAGCTTGAGTCAATTTCTTACGAGGTTAAGTTTGTGTCCACTGATGGAGGAAGCGTTTGCAAGATGATTAGCCATTATCACACAAAGGGTGACTTTGAGCTAAAGGAAGAGGACATCAAGGAGGGCAAGGACAAGGCTATGGGAATGTATAACATTGTGGAAGAATACCTCTCGGCCAATCCTAATGTCTATTGCGAAGCTAAATGTGCCTGTTAA